The following proteins are encoded in a genomic region of Nicotiana sylvestris chromosome 4, ASM39365v2, whole genome shotgun sequence:
- the LOC104227552 gene encoding uncharacterized protein produces the protein MKSKGSHSQNRIMRIIALPWKALIKARDCYVGSMNNYAVVNPRSLPKSYSVTSSRSNDSEDFRDLVRAASARSMGENFELNLLIQQQIRQQLQQQMPSRKVPRSVSVGMGRIDEDKPYVLGDQEDVNMMLVKNDLKFPRSRSHAVSKTKNVHVF, from the coding sequence ATGAAGAGCAAAGGGAGTCACAGCCAGAACAGAATCATGCGAATTATTGCATTACCATGGAAAGCGTTAATAAAAGCAAGAGATTGTTACGTGGGAAGCATGAATAATTATGCTGTAGTAAATCCTAGGAGTTTACCAAAGAGTTATAGTGTTACATCGTCAAGGTCAAATGATAGTGAAGATTTTAGAGATCTTGTTAGAGCAGCATCAGCTAGGAGCATGGGAGAGAATTTCGAACTGAATTTACTCATACAACAACAAATAAGACAACAATTGCAACAACAAATGCCTTCAAGAAAAGTGCCGAGGAGTGTTAGTGTTGGAATGGGAAGAATTGATGAAGATAAACCTTATGTTTTAGGAGATCAAGAAGATGTTAATATGATGTTGGTGAAGAATGATTTGAAGTTTCCTAGAAGTAGAAGTCATGCTGTCTCAAAGACAAAAAATGTTCATGTCTTTTAA